One part of the Clostridium thermosuccinogenes genome encodes these proteins:
- a CDS encoding MarR family winged helix-turn-helix transcriptional regulator: protein MNKSIGRLINLLARKSQIYLGKVLSQYNLTAAEEPFFMAMQHYEGMTQEELTAIVCVDKAATARAVKTLEEKGYLLRMQDEKDKRQNRVYPTEKAKEIGKEVRGELMKFNKLLTQNMKEEDIDKLYSFLLQLEKNINKIYNEKIYLGNGENE, encoded by the coding sequence TTGAACAAAAGTATTGGAAGGTTAATTAATCTTTTGGCAAGAAAAAGTCAGATATATCTTGGTAAGGTTCTCAGTCAATACAATCTTACGGCAGCAGAAGAACCCTTTTTTATGGCGATGCAACACTATGAGGGAATGACCCAGGAGGAATTAACCGCCATTGTTTGCGTTGACAAAGCAGCTACGGCTCGGGCAGTAAAAACTTTAGAGGAAAAAGGATATCTTCTGCGAATGCAAGATGAAAAGGATAAAAGGCAAAACCGGGTTTATCCAACCGAAAAGGCAAAAGAAATCGGGAAAGAGGTAAGAGGAGAATTAATGAAGTTTAACAAGCTTTTAACCCAGAATATGAAAGAGGAAGACATAGATAAGCTTTATTCTTTTTTACTTCAATTGGAAAAAAATATAAATAAAATTTATAATGAAAAAATATATCTGGGAAATGGAGAAAACGAATGA
- the tnpA gene encoding IS66 family insertion sequence element accessory protein TnpA produces the protein MTKADLYQKWASIIAEYKSSGQTQTSFCKSAGISLRQLSYWLRKERQNGIIQSESPKWIPVEVDHKEHTGKGQSIEIKFGPAEVQVKPGFDQKHLLDVLMVLRELC, from the coding sequence ATGACCAAAGCAGATCTTTATCAAAAATGGGCATCCATAATTGCAGAGTACAAATCCAGCGGACAGACGCAAACTTCATTTTGCAAATCCGCGGGGATAAGTCTTCGTCAGTTAAGCTACTGGTTGAGAAAAGAAAGACAAAACGGAATCATACAATCAGAATCTCCCAAATGGATTCCGGTAGAAGTAGATCATAAAGAGCATACAGGCAAAGGCCAATCAATCGAAATCAAATTTGGCCCAGCTGAAGTTCAAGTCAAACCAGGCTTTGACCAGAAGCATCTGTTGGATGTGCTAATGGTGCTGAGGGAATTATGCTGA
- the tnpC gene encoding IS66 family transposase: protein MENTVKSTVTIEKLQTEIEILKQEKAELEAKLKWFEEQFRLHQHKLFGRSSEKTEVPEQLNLFNEAESEAKPAVPEPTLEEITYKRRKKQGHREEMLKDIPVETIEYRLPEEEQVCDCCGGKLHEMSKEVRREIEIIPAQVRVKEHVQYVYGCRNCEKNEISTPIVTAPMPKPALPGSLASASAIAHVMTEKFVKGLPLYRQEQDWERMGIEISRQTMANWMIQSSDRWLRPIYERMREHLQQRDILHSDDTTLQVLKEPGRAADSTSYMWLYRTGREGPPIILYDYQTTRAGKHPKKFLEGFKGYLHTDGYDGYSGMPGIIQVGCWAHARRYFVDALKAMPPKKDDKPTVTEEGLAFCNNLFEIEKMLHDVTPEERYEGRLKHSRPVLDKFKEWLKYWSPRVTPKSSLGKAIQYCRNQWDKLEAFMLDGRLEIDNNRSERSIKPFVIGRKNWLFSNTPKGANASATIYSIVETAKENGLNPFEYLTYLFERLPNINIKDQHALDTLLPWSANLPGHCKVPNK from the coding sequence ATGGAAAACACAGTGAAATCAACGGTTACAATAGAAAAACTCCAAACAGAAATTGAAATATTGAAGCAGGAAAAAGCCGAGCTTGAAGCAAAACTCAAATGGTTTGAAGAACAATTCCGGCTGCATCAGCATAAGCTTTTTGGGCGTTCAAGTGAAAAGACGGAAGTCCCTGAACAGCTAAATCTTTTCAACGAGGCGGAATCAGAAGCCAAGCCTGCAGTTCCCGAACCAACATTAGAGGAAATTACATATAAACGTCGTAAAAAGCAGGGGCACAGAGAAGAAATGCTTAAAGACATTCCTGTAGAGACCATAGAGTATCGCTTGCCTGAAGAAGAGCAGGTTTGTGATTGCTGTGGCGGCAAACTGCATGAAATGAGCAAGGAAGTAAGGCGGGAAATAGAAATTATTCCGGCTCAGGTGCGTGTAAAGGAACATGTGCAGTATGTATATGGCTGCCGTAATTGCGAGAAGAATGAAATATCTACACCGATAGTAACAGCCCCAATGCCAAAGCCGGCACTTCCTGGAAGCCTGGCTTCGGCATCCGCCATAGCTCATGTAATGACGGAGAAATTTGTAAAAGGGCTTCCTCTTTATCGTCAAGAGCAGGACTGGGAGAGGATGGGGATTGAAATATCCAGGCAAACCATGGCGAACTGGATGATACAAAGCTCCGACAGGTGGCTGCGGCCGATATATGAACGAATGCGGGAACACTTGCAGCAAAGGGACATCCTCCATTCCGATGATACTACCCTCCAAGTACTCAAGGAACCCGGGCGAGCCGCAGATTCAACCTCCTACATGTGGCTATACCGGACCGGCCGGGAAGGGCCTCCGATTATTCTTTATGACTACCAAACTACCAGGGCTGGCAAACATCCTAAAAAATTTCTTGAAGGATTCAAAGGTTACCTTCATACGGATGGGTATGATGGTTATAGTGGCATGCCCGGAATCATCCAGGTTGGTTGCTGGGCACATGCAAGGCGTTATTTTGTCGACGCCTTAAAAGCCATGCCTCCAAAAAAAGATGACAAGCCCACAGTAACAGAAGAAGGTTTGGCATTTTGCAATAACTTGTTTGAGATAGAAAAAATGCTTCATGATGTTACACCGGAAGAAAGATATGAGGGCCGATTGAAACACAGCCGACCAGTGCTTGATAAATTCAAGGAATGGCTCAAATACTGGAGTCCAAGAGTAACTCCCAAAAGTTCATTAGGAAAAGCAATCCAATACTGCCGGAACCAGTGGGACAAGCTGGAGGCCTTTATGCTGGACGGCAGGCTAGAGATTGATAACAACCGAAGTGAACGGTCGATAAAGCCTTTTGTAATCGGGAGGAAGAATTGGCTGTTTAGCAACACGCCTAAAGGAGCCAATGCCAGCGCAACAATTTACAGTATTGTGGAGACGGCAAAAGAGAATGGGTTGAACCCGTTTGAATATCTTACTTATCTCTTTGAACGTCTACCGAATATAAATATCAAGGATCAACATGCATTAGACACCTTGTTGCCATGGTCAGCAAATCTTCCGGGTCATTGCAAAGTGCCCAATAAATAA
- a CDS encoding MATE family efflux transporter translates to MKDMTARTNGNPLGYEPILGLIGRFAIPSIISMLVASAYNITDQIFIGHLVGMLGNGATNVAFPVVTFTTAFAQLIGVGTAANFNINMGAKKEEEAKHFIGTGISLMSVIGLFIFCTVFVLKRPILLSCGATENVLPLAMAYLSITAIGLPFQLFTTASSSLIRADGSPTYSMICNITGAILNIFLDWLFMFLFGWGIQGAAIATVVGQVISFLLCAIYYFKFKTFQITRGMLSIEWHYVKQIVKLGTSNFINHTIMMLVNIVLNNSLKIYGAMSIYGSDTPLAVSGVIAKLNSILTAVSVGLAQGCQPILGFNMGAKNYSRVKETYKKAVSIALAISILTFVLFQGFPRQITGIFGGGSDLYFQFAEQYLRIYMFMVCVFGIQPLTINYFTGTGNVKQGIILTLSRQGAFLIPLLLILPRFLGLTSILYAGPIADFMACLLSLIMITINFRKMDMMQTLWKH, encoded by the coding sequence ATGAAAGACATGACTGCAAGGACAAATGGCAATCCACTTGGTTATGAACCTATACTTGGGTTAATTGGCAGGTTCGCCATTCCGTCCATTATCAGTATGCTGGTTGCATCAGCCTATAATATTACAGATCAGATTTTCATTGGTCATTTGGTAGGCATGCTTGGCAATGGTGCAACTAATGTTGCATTTCCAGTTGTAACCTTTACGACAGCCTTTGCGCAGCTGATTGGTGTGGGAACTGCTGCAAACTTCAATATTAATATGGGTGCGAAAAAAGAGGAGGAAGCAAAACATTTTATCGGAACAGGTATTAGCTTGATGTCTGTTATCGGGCTATTTATTTTCTGTACCGTATTTGTTCTGAAGAGACCAATACTTCTTTCTTGTGGTGCCACTGAGAATGTGCTTCCTTTGGCAATGGCCTATCTAAGCATTACAGCCATAGGACTGCCTTTTCAACTCTTTACTACTGCCAGCAGTAGTCTGATTCGAGCTGACGGTAGCCCTACCTATTCCATGATATGTAATATTACCGGAGCTATATTGAACATATTCTTAGATTGGCTGTTTATGTTTCTATTTGGTTGGGGAATTCAAGGAGCTGCGATAGCAACAGTGGTTGGACAGGTTATATCTTTTCTTCTTTGTGCAATCTACTATTTTAAGTTCAAAACTTTTCAAATTACGAGAGGAATGTTAAGCATAGAATGGCATTATGTAAAACAGATTGTAAAACTAGGAACCTCTAATTTTATTAATCATACCATTATGATGCTTGTAAATATTGTCTTAAATAATAGCCTGAAAATCTATGGTGCTATGTCCATTTACGGTAGTGATACTCCCTTGGCAGTATCTGGTGTTATTGCAAAATTAAACAGCATTCTCACTGCTGTTTCCGTTGGTTTGGCCCAGGGTTGTCAGCCAATTTTGGGCTTTAATATGGGGGCTAAAAACTATTCCCGAGTAAAGGAAACTTATAAAAAGGCTGTTTCCATCGCTCTGGCCATTAGTATTCTAACCTTTGTTTTGTTCCAAGGATTTCCGAGACAGATTACTGGAATTTTCGGAGGTGGAAGTGATCTCTATTTTCAGTTTGCAGAGCAATATCTGAGAATTTATATGTTCATGGTATGTGTTTTTGGTATACAGCCATTGACAATAAATTACTTTACCGGTACGGGAAATGTAAAACAGGGAATTATACTGACATTATCAAGGCAAGGTGCTTTTCTTATTCCTTTGCTTTTGATTCTGCCACGATTTTTAGGGCTGACTAGTATCCTTTATGCTGGTCCTATAGCGGATTTCATGGCCTGCCTTCTGTCTCTTATCATGATAACCATTAATTTCAGAAAAATGGATATGATGCAGACATTATGGAAGCATTAA
- a CDS encoding WYL domain-containing protein — MIVDEWVYGHLLSFGSYVKVLEPQHIMNIITDRARKLLELYEKQ; from the coding sequence ATAATTGTAGATGAATGGGTTTACGGGCATTTACTATCATTCGGCAGTTATGTGAAGGTTTTGGAGCCCCAGCATATCATGAACATTATTACCGATAGGGCAAGAAAGCTTTTGGAATTATACGAAAAGCAGTGA
- the tnpB gene encoding IS66 family insertion sequence element accessory protein TnpB (TnpB, as the term is used for proteins encoded by IS66 family insertion elements, is considered an accessory protein, since TnpC, encoded by a neighboring gene, is a DDE family transposase.): MLSIAGTDKVYLACGSTDMRKSIDGLAAIVQQSFALDPFSSCLFVFCNKKRDKLKILQWEHNGFWLYYRRLEKGKFQWPKESCGTPMKVGVRELGWLLDGLSLEQKQAHKKVTVSAVI; the protein is encoded by the coding sequence ATGCTGAGCATAGCCGGCACCGACAAGGTCTACCTTGCCTGTGGAAGTACCGACATGCGTAAGTCTATCGATGGCCTGGCTGCCATCGTCCAGCAAAGCTTCGCATTAGACCCCTTCTCGTCTTGTCTATTTGTGTTCTGCAATAAAAAACGTGATAAGCTTAAAATCCTCCAATGGGAACATAATGGTTTCTGGCTATATTACCGGAGGCTTGAAAAAGGCAAATTCCAATGGCCTAAAGAAAGTTGCGGCACTCCAATGAAGGTTGGTGTCCGTGAACTGGGTTGGCTGCTGGATGGACTATCCTTGGAGCAGAAGCAGGCACACAAAAAAGTGACAGTAAGTGCAGTAATATGA
- a CDS encoding MerR family transcriptional regulator, with translation MKLMTISEVTKTFNVTTRMLRYYDEIGLLPSTRKQNYAYRVYDESALRRLQQIIALRKLRIPLKKIALIFSDIEQTKIIEIFQETIDELNTEITALQTIRDILNAFITRLNSMVHTHIKLDMLNDADIISVIQTLSLSKIKLKEECSMDDLNKANEILSTLKNVRIIYLPPCTVAASHYFGEDPEENAGKPLEEFVRSIELQKIKPDLRVFGFNNPSPTGNETYGYEFWVTIPDDLDVPSPLQKKYFEGGLYAAHCIKMGDFHEWQLLGQWVMNSSEYEYDAREPFGMNGCLEEHLNAYSYFAGDEKAAQFIQLDLLVPIKAK, from the coding sequence ATGAAGCTCATGACCATCAGCGAGGTTACAAAGACCTTCAATGTTACAACAAGAATGCTTCGATACTATGATGAAATCGGTCTATTACCCAGCACTCGCAAGCAGAATTATGCGTATCGTGTGTATGATGAATCTGCCTTAAGACGTCTTCAACAGATTATCGCGCTGCGGAAATTGCGTATTCCGTTGAAAAAGATTGCCTTGATATTTAGTGATATTGAGCAAACAAAAATTATTGAAATCTTTCAGGAAACTATTGATGAGCTTAATACCGAAATAACTGCGCTCCAAACAATACGAGATATTCTGAATGCATTTATTACGCGATTAAATTCGATGGTGCATACGCATATCAAGCTTGACATGCTCAATGATGCTGATATCATAAGTGTAATTCAAACGCTTAGTCTTTCAAAAATCAAATTAAAGGAGGAATGTTCTATGGACGACCTGAACAAAGCTAATGAAATTTTATCGACCTTAAAGAATGTGCGTATTATTTATTTGCCACCTTGCACCGTTGCGGCAAGCCACTATTTCGGAGAAGATCCCGAAGAAAATGCAGGGAAACCGTTAGAGGAGTTTGTTAGAAGCATTGAGCTTCAAAAAATCAAACCCGATTTGAGAGTGTTCGGATTTAATAATCCTTCACCAACTGGCAATGAAACATATGGATATGAATTTTGGGTGACCATTCCTGATGATTTGGATGTTCCATCTCCTCTGCAAAAAAAATACTTTGAGGGCGGATTGTATGCGGCTCATTGCATTAAGATGGGTGATTTCCATGAGTGGCAACTTCTTGGTCAATGGGTTATGAACAGTAGTGAATATGAATATGATGCACGGGAGCCATTCGGAATGAATGGTTGCTTAGAAGAGCATCTTAACGCATATTCATATTTTGCAGGCGATGAAAAGGCGGCACAGTTTATTCAACTCGATTTGCTGGTACCAATAAAGGCAAAATAA
- a CDS encoding MATE family efflux transporter: MRKASIERNLTEGNVVKLLIQFALPFMLSNLIQSLYNVADMLIVGYYSGTAAISGVNIGGQVTFILTNIIVGLTVGGTVIIGQYLGSGDRKSVKETIGTLLTFLLIVGIAFTIIMLMVSDKVLWLLQTPEESYQQARDYLDITLLGTVFIFGYNAFSAILRGFGDSRRPLIFISIACTINVVLDLLLVGVYGMAARGAAIATVVSQAISMILCIISLMRSDFIFDFKLCSFRFLKKHFITIVQVGIPISIQNVIVNFSFLVLTTIANSMGVNASAAVGIVGKYNGFAILPAIAVGSSVSAMVAQNMGAGAIDRAKKTFYTGFALAFSITFVVFIITQVFPEQILSVFDDDPNTISAGVEYIRTFSFDYLIVPATFCLNGLVTGSGHTIISSICGILSSIGFRVPIAILFGLVMQKGLGGLGLAAPIASLASGLILLIYYVTGKWKKNTVVKTSM, encoded by the coding sequence ATGAGAAAAGCATCGATTGAAAGGAATCTCACTGAGGGTAATGTTGTTAAGCTTCTTATACAGTTTGCATTGCCTTTTATGTTGTCAAATCTGATACAAAGTCTTTACAACGTAGCAGATATGTTGATAGTCGGTTATTATTCGGGGACTGCTGCCATTTCTGGGGTGAATATAGGCGGACAGGTTACATTTATCTTGACGAATATTATAGTTGGCCTGACGGTTGGTGGTACCGTTATTATTGGTCAGTATCTGGGCTCTGGAGATAGAAAAAGCGTGAAAGAAACAATTGGCACACTGCTCACTTTTCTTCTTATTGTCGGTATTGCCTTTACCATTATCATGTTAATGGTTTCAGATAAAGTACTCTGGCTATTGCAAACACCGGAAGAGTCCTATCAGCAGGCAAGGGACTACCTTGACATTACACTGTTGGGTACGGTATTTATTTTTGGATATAATGCGTTTTCTGCTATTCTGAGAGGTTTTGGTGATAGCAGGAGACCATTGATTTTCATATCCATAGCATGCACAATAAATGTAGTTTTGGATTTATTGCTTGTTGGTGTTTATGGCATGGCAGCAAGGGGTGCAGCGATCGCAACTGTTGTTTCACAGGCTATAAGCATGATTTTATGTATTATTAGTTTAATGAGAAGTGATTTCATATTTGATTTTAAACTTTGTTCATTTAGATTCCTGAAAAAACATTTCATCACAATTGTACAGGTAGGTATACCTATCTCAATCCAGAATGTAATTGTGAACTTTTCATTTCTCGTGCTTACCACTATTGCGAACAGTATGGGTGTAAATGCATCTGCGGCTGTCGGTATTGTCGGTAAATATAACGGTTTTGCAATATTACCGGCTATTGCAGTTGGCTCTTCAGTTTCGGCAATGGTTGCGCAGAATATGGGTGCAGGAGCTATTGATCGCGCCAAAAAGACATTCTATACCGGTTTTGCACTTGCTTTTTCAATTACCTTTGTAGTATTTATTATTACACAGGTTTTTCCTGAACAGATCTTATCTGTTTTTGATGATGATCCGAATACGATTTCTGCCGGAGTAGAGTATATCAGGACCTTTTCTTTCGATTACCTGATTGTACCTGCGACATTCTGTTTGAATGGTCTTGTAACTGGTTCAGGACATACAATTATATCATCAATATGCGGAATTCTGTCATCAATTGGTTTCCGTGTCCCGATAGCTATACTTTTTGGATTAGTCATGCAAAAAGGACTGGGGGGATTGGGTCTTGCAGCACCTATCGCCAGCTTAGCTTCAGGTTTGATTCTACTGATTTATTATGTTACAGGAAAATGGAAAAAGAATACGGTTGTCAAAACTAGCATGTGA
- a CDS encoding metallophosphoesterase family protein, translated as MRVGVISDVHNNVVALNAVLEKFHTEGCEQVICCGDIIGIGPYPEETVQRIMQIPDIIAVRGNHERYLLEGMPTQAPNEEDMGYEEMEHHKWEHSLLSNESVQFLKGLPYRKDFALGGFHFAVMHYCMDSSTNRYINFNAK; from the coding sequence ATGAGAGTTGGTGTAATATCAGATGTTCATAACAATGTAGTTGCATTAAATGCTGTGCTCGAAAAATTTCATACAGAGGGCTGTGAGCAGGTTATTTGCTGTGGAGACATTATCGGTATTGGTCCATACCCGGAAGAAACAGTTCAACGTATTATGCAAATTCCTGATATCATTGCGGTTCGAGGGAATCATGAAAGATATTTGTTAGAGGGTATGCCAACGCAAGCACCCAATGAAGAAGATATGGGATACGAAGAAATGGAGCACCACAAATGGGAGCATTCGCTATTATCCAATGAATCTGTTCAGTTTTTAAAAGGGCTCCCTTATCGTAAGGATTTTGCTTTGGGTGGATTTCATTTCGCTGTAATGCATTATTGTATGGACAGTTCAACCAATAGATACATCAACTTTAATGCAAAGTAA